In the genome of Bacillus sp. S3, one region contains:
- the opp4B gene encoding oligopeptide ABC transporter permease: protein MLKYAFRRILGMIPMLFLISIVVFTLAKLMPGDSLSGEIDPRNTNPQYIAEMREKLGYNDPLPQQYARWIGNFVQGDFGKSARFKIPAAEVIGERIPNTLLLGFSSIVITYILAFIMGTYAGRKPYTLGDNLIGGLNYLGLSIPSFIAGVFAIFLFSFTLGWFPSNGSIDIGVTEGTLEYWLSRLHHVFLPAVVLGLLSTASYTQFLRNDIIENSRKDFVRTARAKGTVERKIYNVHILRNSIIPLITFLGFDLVAIISGAIITETIFTYPGLGQLFLQSVGTRDYPVLMTLTMLFSFLTLIGNLVADILYGVVDPRIRLD, encoded by the coding sequence ATGCTGAAGTATGCATTTCGAAGAATTTTGGGCATGATTCCGATGTTATTTCTAATTTCCATTGTAGTCTTTACGTTGGCAAAATTAATGCCTGGAGATTCTCTTTCAGGAGAGATTGACCCTAGGAATACAAATCCACAATATATAGCAGAAATGCGGGAAAAATTGGGCTATAATGATCCGCTGCCACAGCAGTATGCCCGCTGGATTGGCAACTTTGTACAAGGTGATTTTGGAAAATCAGCCCGTTTTAAAATTCCGGCTGCGGAGGTTATCGGAGAACGTATTCCGAACACATTGCTGCTTGGATTTTCTTCAATAGTTATCACGTATATTCTCGCCTTCATCATGGGAACATACGCCGGAAGAAAGCCCTATACACTTGGAGATAATTTAATTGGGGGACTAAATTATTTAGGTTTATCCATTCCTTCTTTTATCGCAGGTGTATTTGCAATCTTCTTATTTTCTTTTACACTTGGATGGTTTCCATCAAATGGTTCAATTGATATAGGTGTGACAGAGGGGACACTTGAGTATTGGTTAAGCCGTCTACACCATGTATTCCTTCCGGCGGTAGTTCTAGGATTATTAAGTACTGCTAGCTATACGCAATTTTTACGCAATGATATTATAGAAAATAGCCGAAAAGACTTTGTTCGTACGGCACGTGCAAAAGGAACTGTAGAAAGAAAGATTTACAATGTTCATATTTTAAGAAACTCAATTATTCCGCTTATAACGTTTTTAGGCTTTGATTTAGTAGCCATAATTAGTGGCGCAATTATTACTGAAACGATTTTTACTTACCCAGGACTTGGACAGCTATTTTTGCAATCTGTTGGAACAAGAGATTATCCAGTATTAATGACGTTGACAATGTTGTTCTCCTTCTTAACACTAATTGGCAACCTAGTAGCCGATATATTATACGGTGTTGTAGATCCGAGAATTCGCTTAGATTAG
- the opp4C gene encoding oligopeptide ABC transporter permease: MEIITQKDSKIITAPPKKSLSPWALARKKFIKNKLAMTSLIFLVIVAIVSFLAPYITTADVTRINIGEMSLKPSGDHWLGTDKAGRDVFTRLLYGGRISLLVGMSCTLFVILLGTLIGSISGYFGGAVDSLLMRFTDFILNFPFLVFVIVLNAIFFGKVNGLWVLIGTISILSWGGIARIVRSKILTEKENEYITAAISIGCSPAKIIVKHLLPNILSTIIVQATITFATMIVAETGLSFLGFGVPQEIPSWGNMLNSAIEPDVIQFKLWIWVPPAILITITILSINFIGEGLKDAFNPKSRR; encoded by the coding sequence ATGGAAATTATTACTCAGAAGGATTCAAAAATAATCACAGCACCCCCAAAGAAAAGTTTGTCACCATGGGCACTTGCCAGGAAAAAGTTTATAAAAAACAAATTGGCTATGACGAGCCTCATCTTTTTAGTAATAGTAGCGATTGTTTCCTTCCTTGCACCGTATATTACAACGGCAGATGTTACAAGAATTAATATTGGAGAAATGTCGCTAAAGCCATCCGGAGATCATTGGCTGGGAACAGACAAAGCCGGCCGTGATGTCTTTACCAGATTATTATACGGTGGCCGAATCTCACTATTAGTCGGAATGAGCTGTACACTGTTTGTTATTTTACTAGGTACATTAATCGGATCAATTTCAGGGTATTTCGGCGGTGCCGTCGACAGCTTATTAATGAGATTTACAGATTTTATTTTAAACTTTCCTTTTCTTGTATTTGTAATTGTTCTAAATGCGATATTTTTTGGAAAAGTAAATGGGTTATGGGTTTTAATAGGAACAATCAGTATCCTAAGCTGGGGTGGAATCGCTCGGATTGTCCGAAGTAAAATTCTTACTGAAAAAGAGAATGAATATATTACGGCTGCTATTTCGATTGGTTGCTCGCCTGCCAAGATTATAGTAAAACACCTCTTACCGAATATTCTATCAACTATCATTGTTCAGGCTACGATTACATTTGCTACTATGATTGTTGCAGAAACAGGTTTAAGCTTTCTTGGCTTCGGTGTACCACAAGAGATTCCGAGCTGGGGCAACATGTTAAATTCAGCAATTGAACCTGATGTCATCCAATTTAAACTTTGGATTTGGGTGCCTCCGGCAATATTAATTACCATCACCATTTTATCAATTAACTTTATTGGTGAAGGGTTAAAAGATGCTTTCAACCCTAAATCAAGAAGATAA
- a CDS encoding YjbA family protein, producing MLYLHDVWVNWFEGEENGYNVCHFHEWRKDDGVELLDQAPLIKVEPILFNYIENDLSELPQQLLDDIYQKAYLRKNHERVQLDYCFVVTDGIGILVIDTIGYNIPIRKSRLIPRQEQLVYEMISQHEAKQYHFYPSLKSKDFHILSPEPELMTGLTRKERQLKQLLFMALDQLLSSNNEAEVRYWYTEWCPEQYSTIQEMNFEDAWEQLFEETKYGWSKQHETFCENLIKGQPFFEKLWEMEHGPKVN from the coding sequence ATGTTGTATCTTCATGATGTATGGGTAAATTGGTTTGAGGGTGAAGAAAACGGGTATAATGTGTGCCATTTTCATGAATGGCGTAAGGATGACGGAGTGGAACTGTTAGACCAGGCACCACTTATTAAAGTCGAGCCGATACTGTTTAACTATATTGAAAATGACCTGTCAGAGCTGCCCCAACAGCTTCTCGACGATATTTACCAGAAAGCCTATTTAAGAAAAAACCATGAAAGAGTTCAGCTCGACTACTGCTTTGTTGTTACAGATGGGATTGGGATCCTAGTAATTGATACAATTGGCTATAATATACCAATTCGAAAGAGCAGATTGATTCCTAGACAGGAACAGCTTGTATATGAAATGATCAGTCAGCATGAGGCAAAACAATATCATTTTTATCCATCACTGAAAAGTAAGGATTTCCATATTTTATCTCCAGAACCAGAACTTATGACAGGATTGACCAGAAAAGAACGGCAATTAAAACAGCTGCTATTTATGGCACTTGATCAATTGCTTTCATCCAATAATGAAGCAGAAGTTCGCTATTGGTATACGGAATGGTGTCCTGAACAATATTCAACCATTCAAGAGATGAATTTCGAAGATGCATGGGAACAATTATTTGAAGAGACGAAGTATGGCTGGTCGAAACAGCATGAAACATTCTGTGAGAATTTAATTAAAGGGCAGCCATTTTTTGAAAAGCTATGGGAAATGGAGCACGGTCCAAAAGTAAACTAA
- the trpS gene encoding tryptophan--tRNA ligase, with amino-acid sequence MKTIFSGIQPSGTITLGNYIGAMKQFVELQNEYNCFFCIVDQHAITVPQDPKTLRKNIRSLAALYLAVGIDPEKATLFIQSEVPAHAQAGWMMQCVSYIGELERMTQFKDKSSGKEAVSASLLTYPPLMAADILLYNSDLVPVGEDQKQHMELTRDLAERFNKKYNDVLTIPEISLPKVGARIMSLQEPTKKMSKSDANKKAFITLLDEPNQIVKKIKSAVTDSDGIVKFDTVNKPGVSNLLSIYSILGEKSITELEEMYAGKGYGDFKGDLAEVVANFIKPIQDKYYHLLDSKELDDILDHGAEKANQVASKTLKKMENAMGLGRKKR; translated from the coding sequence ATGAAAACAATTTTTTCTGGTATTCAACCGAGTGGAACAATTACACTTGGGAACTATATAGGAGCGATGAAACAATTCGTAGAACTGCAAAATGAATACAACTGCTTCTTTTGCATTGTCGATCAGCATGCTATTACGGTCCCACAGGATCCAAAAACTCTCCGGAAAAATATTCGCAGCTTAGCAGCATTATATCTTGCTGTTGGAATCGACCCCGAGAAGGCTACTTTGTTTATCCAGTCAGAGGTTCCAGCACATGCACAAGCGGGATGGATGATGCAATGCGTATCCTATATCGGAGAGTTGGAGAGAATGACACAATTCAAAGATAAATCTTCTGGTAAAGAAGCAGTTTCAGCAAGCCTGTTAACCTATCCCCCGTTAATGGCAGCTGATATTTTATTGTATAATTCAGATCTCGTTCCTGTAGGTGAGGATCAAAAGCAGCATATGGAATTGACTCGAGATTTAGCTGAAAGATTTAACAAGAAATATAACGATGTTCTTACTATACCTGAAATTAGCCTGCCTAAGGTTGGAGCACGCATAATGTCACTTCAGGAACCTACGAAAAAAATGAGTAAATCTGACGCTAACAAAAAGGCCTTTATCACACTATTAGATGAACCGAATCAAATTGTGAAAAAAATAAAGAGTGCAGTTACCGATTCTGATGGAATTGTAAAGTTTGATACAGTTAATAAACCTGGAGTTTCAAACCTATTATCGATTTATTCAATCCTTGGTGAAAAATCAATTACCGAACTTGAAGAAATGTATGCGGGTAAAGGCTACGGAGACTTTAAAGGTGACTTAGCGGAGGTAGTAGCAAACTTTATTAAGCCCATTCAAGACAAATACTACCATTTGTTGGATTCAAAGGAACTAGACGACATTTTGGACCACGGTGCCGAAAAAGCTAATCAAGTTGCCAGCAAAACGCTGAAGAAAATGGAAAATGCAATGGGACTTGGGAGAAAAAAGAGATAA
- a CDS encoding DUF3899 domain-containing protein, producing the protein MNFRFKRKLYILTFTQLGIIIISFIFQHEISLVSYINISFYISAALLLTASLLYTIHSGFYDVISRSINLVFSRDRDERKLEDIPRLSEMVTIDEKPLLFHGLMNGLFMMIALIAYYF; encoded by the coding sequence ATGAATTTCCGTTTTAAAAGAAAACTTTATATTCTAACTTTCACACAGTTGGGAATTATTATTATTTCTTTTATTTTCCAACATGAAATTTCATTAGTTAGCTATATCAATATATCTTTTTATATTTCCGCAGCACTACTTTTAACAGCATCACTCCTTTATACCATTCATAGCGGTTTCTATGATGTGATCTCAAGATCGATTAATCTCGTCTTTTCAAGAGACAGAGATGAAAGGAAATTAGAAGACATCCCAAGATTATCTGAAATGGTTACTATTGATGAAAAACCCCTCCTTTTTCATGGACTAATGAATGGTCTATTTATGATGATTGCCCTCATAGCATATTATTTTTAA
- a CDS encoding peptide ABC transporter substrate-binding protein: MKKTKLSLLLVLSLVLSMFLAACSGGDKNEGTDKGKDKGGEKAPAEQLADEQVLNVLESAEIPTMDSVLATDVMGFTTMNAVNEGMYRLDADQKVVPAGAEAMPEYNADKTELTVKLRKDAKWTNGDPVTAHDYVFAWQRAINPETASEYGPYFMEGKIKNATEIGKGEAKVEDLGIKAEDDYTLKITLERPIPYIESFITFQLFYPQNQKFVEEQGKDYAKDAAHILYNGPFKMTKWDGPTATEWTMEKNETYHSAKDVTLTKINFAVSKDPQASANAFTAGEADITPKLAQAAILSQFEGDPALLQYQEPSLFWIKMNQKNPALKNINIRKAIALSIDKKALADDVLANGSIAADFFVPKSFAFLDGKDFRESAKTYNEMNKEEAKKYWDKGLAELGVKELSLGYVGGDTETAKASDSFIKDQLEKNLPGLKLTMTPVPFNIRIEREQKMDYDLLFTGWGPDYADPMTFMDLFLTGGDHNKMDYSSAKYDELIKAAQTDLAAKDKERWDALVEAEKVLLEDDVAIVPVYQRSVNLLINEKVSGFAHHAFGPDYSYQWIKILKK, from the coding sequence GTGAAGAAAACAAAACTTTCACTACTTTTAGTATTATCACTTGTACTAAGCATGTTTCTAGCAGCATGTTCAGGCGGCGATAAAAACGAAGGAACAGACAAAGGGAAAGACAAAGGCGGCGAAAAAGCCCCTGCAGAACAACTTGCTGATGAACAAGTATTAAACGTGCTTGAGTCTGCTGAAATTCCAACTATGGACAGTGTGTTAGCAACTGACGTTATGGGTTTCACCACGATGAATGCTGTTAACGAAGGTATGTATCGTTTAGACGCCGATCAAAAGGTTGTACCTGCCGGCGCTGAAGCAATGCCTGAATACAATGCTGATAAAACTGAACTAACAGTAAAATTAAGAAAAGATGCAAAATGGACTAATGGAGATCCTGTAACAGCACATGACTATGTGTTTGCTTGGCAGCGTGCTATCAACCCAGAAACTGCATCTGAATATGGCCCTTACTTTATGGAAGGCAAAATCAAAAACGCTACTGAAATCGGTAAAGGCGAAGCCAAAGTAGAAGATCTTGGCATTAAGGCTGAAGATGACTACACTTTAAAGATTACTCTTGAAAGACCAATTCCTTATATTGAATCTTTCATTACATTCCAATTGTTCTACCCGCAAAACCAAAAGTTTGTTGAAGAACAAGGCAAAGATTATGCCAAAGATGCGGCGCACATTCTATACAATGGTCCATTTAAGATGACTAAATGGGATGGCCCGACAGCAACTGAATGGACTATGGAGAAAAATGAAACTTACCATAGTGCAAAAGACGTAACGTTAACAAAGATTAACTTTGCTGTTTCTAAAGATCCGCAAGCGTCTGCAAACGCATTTACTGCAGGTGAAGCTGATATCACACCAAAACTTGCACAAGCAGCAATCCTTTCGCAATTTGAAGGTGATCCAGCGTTATTGCAATACCAAGAACCATCACTTTTCTGGATTAAAATGAACCAAAAGAATCCAGCATTGAAAAATATCAACATCCGTAAAGCAATTGCCTTATCAATTGATAAAAAAGCTTTAGCTGATGATGTACTAGCTAACGGCTCAATTGCAGCAGATTTCTTCGTGCCAAAATCATTTGCATTCTTAGACGGCAAGGATTTCCGTGAATCTGCAAAGACTTATAATGAAATGAATAAAGAAGAAGCTAAAAAGTATTGGGATAAAGGTTTAGCTGAGCTTGGCGTAAAAGAACTTTCTTTAGGTTATGTTGGCGGTGATACCGAAACAGCCAAAGCTTCTGATTCTTTCATTAAAGACCAATTAGAGAAGAACCTTCCTGGTTTGAAGCTTACAATGACACCTGTTCCATTTAATATCCGTATTGAACGTGAACAAAAGATGGATTACGATTTATTATTCACTGGCTGGGGTCCTGACTACGCAGACCCAATGACATTTATGGATCTATTCCTAACTGGCGGCGACCATAACAAAATGGATTACAGCAGTGCAAAATATGATGAGTTAATTAAAGCAGCGCAAACTGATTTAGCTGCCAAAGACAAAGAGCGCTGGGATGCTCTAGTCGAAGCTGAAAAGGTTCTTTTAGAAGATGATGTAGCAATTGTGCCGGTTTACCAACGTTCCGTAAATCTCTTGATTAACGAAAAGGTAAGTGGTTTTGCTCACCATGCATTCGGTCCTGACTATAGTTACCAGTGGATTAAAATCCTTAAAAAGTAG